In Pseudomonas sp. MYb327, one DNA window encodes the following:
- a CDS encoding metallophosphoesterase family protein → MKVGVISDTHGLLRPEAIATLQGCEWIIHAGDIGKPEILEQLAMIAPLYVVRGNNDQAAPWAVQIADDLNFELEGWQTFLVHDIADVPALLDEGIRLVITGHSHKPRIEWRGERLYLNPGSAGPRRFKLPVTLALLEVQKGSIDPRLVSLLE, encoded by the coding sequence ATGAAAGTTGGCGTGATCTCCGATACCCATGGCTTGCTCCGCCCCGAAGCGATTGCGACGTTGCAGGGCTGTGAGTGGATTATTCACGCCGGCGACATTGGCAAGCCCGAAATCCTCGAACAACTGGCGATGATTGCGCCCCTGTATGTCGTGCGCGGCAACAACGATCAGGCGGCTCCATGGGCAGTACAAATCGCCGATGATCTGAATTTCGAGCTCGAGGGTTGGCAGACTTTTTTGGTACATGACATCGCCGACGTTCCAGCGCTGTTGGATGAAGGTATCAGGTTGGTGATAACCGGCCATTCCCATAAACCGCGCATTGAGTGGCGTGGTGAAAGGCTGTATCTCAATCCAGGCAGTGCGGGGCCGCGGCGCTTCAAGTTGCCGGTTACATTGGCGTTGCTCGAAGTGCAGAAGGGCTCGATTGATCCGCGATTGGTTTCGTTACTGGAATGA
- a CDS encoding DUF2235 domain-containing protein, whose translation MENIMPKKIIVAFDGTWNLPDQAPEIDGNSSTNVVKLHDAILPAHKDGTAQKKIYVPGVGTDWYDKLEGGAFGVGLSKRIKEGYVALAKSYEEGDLVFIIGFSRGAYSARSLVGLIRNVGLLQKKHLARVDEAYSLYRTRDSSADTENAKFFRQSYSREIDIHFLGVWDTVGALGVPFKSAEWFNHKYYQFHDTELSGIVRNAFHAVAIDEHRANYECSLWDPIAKPNQVMEQVWFCGAHANVGGGYADNTLSDIPLRWMANKAMECGLELNPKKIPRPPNALPEITDSYQDFLGGTYRLLNARYFRTIGKTAYGQECIDDSVQQRVTTTGNYRPKNHVDVHLIGTYVPVNKIS comes from the coding sequence ATGGAGAACATCATGCCGAAAAAAATCATAGTCGCCTTCGATGGCACCTGGAATTTGCCCGATCAGGCGCCGGAGATAGACGGCAACTCCAGCACTAATGTGGTCAAGCTTCACGATGCAATCCTGCCCGCCCACAAGGACGGCACGGCGCAAAAGAAAATCTATGTGCCGGGCGTGGGCACCGACTGGTACGACAAACTGGAGGGCGGGGCCTTTGGTGTCGGTCTGTCGAAGAGGATCAAGGAAGGCTATGTGGCCCTGGCAAAAAGCTACGAAGAGGGCGATCTGGTTTTCATTATCGGTTTCAGTCGTGGCGCCTATTCCGCCCGGAGCCTGGTGGGGTTGATCCGTAATGTCGGGCTGCTGCAGAAGAAACACCTCGCTCGTGTCGATGAAGCCTACAGCTTGTACCGCACCCGAGATTCAAGTGCGGATACCGAAAACGCCAAGTTCTTCCGTCAGAGTTACTCCCGGGAAATTGATATCCACTTTTTGGGTGTCTGGGATACGGTGGGCGCGTTAGGTGTGCCGTTCAAATCGGCTGAGTGGTTCAATCATAAGTACTACCAGTTCCATGACACCGAGCTCAGCGGGATAGTGCGCAATGCTTTCCATGCAGTCGCCATCGATGAACACCGGGCCAATTACGAATGCTCGCTTTGGGACCCGATTGCCAAGCCCAATCAAGTCATGGAGCAGGTCTGGTTCTGCGGCGCGCACGCCAATGTGGGCGGCGGGTATGCCGATAACACGTTGTCGGATATACCGTTGCGCTGGATGGCGAACAAAGCGATGGAATGCGGACTGGAGCTGAACCCGAAAAAAATCCCCCGGCCGCCGAACGCGCTGCCGGAGATCACCGACTCCTATCAAGACTTCCTGGGGGGCACGTACCGACTGTTGAACGCACGCTATTTCCGCACGATCGGCAAGACAGCTTATGGCCAGGAATGCATTGATGACAGCGTGCAACAGCGGGTGACCACGACGGGGAACTACCGGCCGAAAAATCATGTGGATGTGCATTTGATCGGCACCTATGTGCCGGTGAACAAAATCAGCTGA
- a CDS encoding helix-turn-helix domain-containing protein produces the protein MDESYGQFCTVARGAEALCERWTPLVVRELLCGSKRFNELHRGVPRMSTSLLAQRLRHLEEIGVIQRTAAGNVWEYSLTAAGEELRPIIMALGHWGARWIGSRLRDDQLDAGLLMWDVRRFVRIEAFPSRPVIIQFKFRDARPGEQEWWLVVEEGVADLCRDDPGRELTLVVDSSVRALTEVWAGDRTPKEVLQSQELRVDGAVTDAESLWRWLGTSAFAGTRSAAPSPQPNR, from the coding sequence ATGGACGAAAGCTACGGTCAGTTCTGCACCGTCGCACGCGGTGCTGAAGCATTGTGCGAACGCTGGACGCCGTTGGTCGTGCGTGAACTGCTGTGTGGCAGCAAGCGCTTCAATGAACTGCACCGCGGCGTACCACGGATGTCCACCAGTTTGCTGGCACAGCGGCTGCGCCACTTGGAAGAAATCGGTGTCATACAGCGCACGGCTGCAGGCAACGTCTGGGAATACAGCCTGACAGCGGCGGGCGAGGAGTTGCGCCCCATCATCATGGCACTGGGGCATTGGGGCGCTCGCTGGATTGGTAGTCGCCTGCGCGATGACCAACTCGACGCGGGCCTGCTCATGTGGGACGTACGCCGGTTTGTGCGTATCGAAGCGTTCCCGTCCCGGCCGGTGATCATCCAGTTCAAGTTCCGCGACGCGCGACCCGGTGAGCAGGAATGGTGGCTAGTGGTCGAAGAGGGCGTGGCAGACCTGTGCCGTGACGACCCCGGGCGAGAACTGACGCTCGTCGTCGACTCCAGCGTGCGGGCGTTGACTGAGGTATGGGCGGGCGATCGCACACCGAAGGAGGTGCTCCAGTCGCAAGAGCTGCGTGTGGACGGTGCGGTGACGGACGCGGAGAGCTTGTGGCGTTGGCTGGGTACGAGTGCGTTTGCCGGTACCCGGAGTGCGGCTCCCTCGCCACAGCCAAACCGCTAA
- a CDS encoding DUF3300 domain-containing protein, whose product MRIPLYFALSAVFLVSGSSGAATPGDAAAPAPTNTAATTPAAAPASIPAKDPVFTQEQLDQMLAPIALYPDPLLAQLLMASTYPGEIAEAVTWSKAHPDAKGDDAVKQVASQPWDPSVQALVAFPQVLATLGQDPVWVQRLGDAFLAQPDDVMNGVQRLRHQAQAAGNLQTNQYQNVTIQNVAPPAPAPAPDSTATDSAPAPAPASSSTIIIQPADPQVVYVPTYNPTTTYGTWAYPASPPAYYPPPPAYYPGQALVAGLAFGTGVAIVGALWGDCDWGNNDVDIDVNRYNSINSNNRINNNQNKWTHNSAHRNGVPYRDNRSREQYGRQLNGANQRNAYRGDNAQRAQAREKARSSMDRHGIERPATSNLEARNRAREAQSRTSAGNRMQGGADRSNISDRATDRPRAADRSQGAARNTRENQQPRRQTAQTNQRAQGNSQARQAVQNRQTTPAVNRGSSRNNAFAGARSPSQANLQASRGRASQASFQRPSASRPAGHQISRPSNPPARQRGGRR is encoded by the coding sequence ATGCGCATTCCACTATATTTCGCGTTGTCAGCTGTCTTTTTGGTGAGCGGATCTTCCGGCGCAGCGACGCCAGGGGATGCCGCCGCCCCCGCGCCCACAAACACTGCCGCTACGACGCCCGCCGCGGCGCCCGCCTCAATACCTGCGAAAGACCCCGTGTTTACCCAGGAACAACTGGATCAAATGCTCGCGCCTATCGCGCTGTATCCGGATCCGCTGCTGGCACAGTTACTGATGGCGTCCACCTACCCCGGGGAGATCGCCGAGGCCGTGACCTGGTCCAAAGCGCACCCGGACGCCAAGGGCGATGATGCGGTCAAACAAGTGGCGAGCCAGCCCTGGGACCCGAGCGTGCAGGCGCTGGTTGCGTTCCCTCAGGTGTTGGCGACACTGGGACAGGATCCGGTTTGGGTGCAACGCCTGGGTGATGCCTTCCTGGCGCAGCCCGACGATGTCATGAATGGCGTGCAACGCTTGCGGCATCAGGCGCAGGCGGCAGGCAACCTGCAGACCAACCAGTATCAGAACGTGACGATCCAGAATGTCGCGCCCCCTGCCCCCGCACCGGCTCCCGATTCAACAGCCACGGATTCCGCGCCTGCTCCGGCCCCGGCCAGCAGTTCGACCATCATCATTCAGCCTGCCGACCCGCAGGTTGTGTACGTGCCCACCTATAACCCGACCACCACCTACGGCACCTGGGCCTATCCGGCGTCGCCGCCGGCGTACTATCCACCGCCACCCGCCTATTACCCCGGTCAGGCATTGGTGGCCGGGTTGGCGTTTGGTACTGGCGTGGCTATCGTCGGTGCACTGTGGGGCGATTGTGATTGGGGCAATAACGATGTCGATATCGATGTCAATCGCTACAACAGCATCAATAGCAACAACCGCATCAACAATAACCAGAACAAATGGACGCATAACTCTGCCCACCGCAACGGCGTTCCCTATCGAGATAACAGGAGCCGCGAACAGTACGGCCGCCAACTGAACGGTGCCAATCAGCGTAATGCCTACAGAGGTGACAATGCCCAGCGCGCCCAGGCTCGTGAAAAAGCCCGCAGTTCCATGGACCGGCACGGCATTGAACGACCTGCCACCAGCAACCTCGAAGCCCGTAACCGGGCACGCGAAGCCCAATCGCGAACCTCGGCTGGTAACCGGATGCAAGGCGGTGCAGACAGATCGAACATATCTGACAGGGCGACCGATAGGCCCAGAGCTGCTGACAGAAGCCAGGGCGCGGCCAGAAACACTCGGGAAAATCAGCAGCCCAGGAGGCAAACCGCGCAGACAAATCAGCGCGCCCAAGGCAATTCACAGGCGCGCCAAGCTGTGCAAAACCGTCAGACCACGCCGGCCGTCAACAGAGGCAGCAGCCGCAACAACGCCTTCGCCGGCGCGCGGTCGCCGTCCCAGGCCAACCTGCAAGCCAGTCGTGGTCGGGCCAGTCAGGCATCCTTTCAGCGCCCCAGCGCTTCGCGTCCGGCCGGCCATCAGATCAGTCGGCCGTCCAATCCACCAGCGCGTCAAAGGGGGGGCCGTCGTTGA
- the gltS gene encoding sodium/glutamate symporter: MTAQLFAVHGLVSFTLAILLLFLGKTLVQHSRLLRQYCIPESVVGGFVCAAVTSVLYFGLKIQVEFDLQVRDTMLLYFFAGIGLKSDVRQLIKGGWPLMILLLLATVFIFLQNALGMGMAEVFGLDPKAGLMVGSISLTGGIGTSLAWAPLFVEKLGIQNAHELGIASNTVGLIAACVIGGPIANRLISRHQLTPSRDGALEVGILDQQQSKPLDYYDVLWAWMWLNLTLMLGYGLNLVLVDNGITLPKFVSCLFAGIVIHHLVLSLIGEQRLKSWSGASQGLSLISDVCLGMFLTMALMGLQLWQLSGALLFIACALTLQILLTVLYTYFVVFRFMGRDYEASVIASGFGGIALGSTATAIVNMTTVTQKYGAAHQAFLIVPLVCGFFIDLVNAVIIGMFSGL; encoded by the coding sequence ATGACCGCTCAACTCTTTGCTGTTCATGGTCTGGTGAGTTTCACCCTCGCCATACTGCTGCTATTTCTGGGCAAGACGCTGGTGCAGCACAGCAGGTTGCTGCGTCAATATTGCATTCCGGAATCGGTGGTCGGCGGCTTTGTCTGCGCGGCGGTCACGAGCGTGTTGTACTTCGGTCTCAAGATTCAGGTCGAGTTCGACCTGCAAGTTCGCGACACCATGTTGCTGTACTTCTTTGCCGGCATCGGCTTGAAATCGGACGTGCGCCAGTTGATCAAGGGCGGGTGGCCGCTGATGATTTTGCTGTTGCTGGCCACGGTGTTTATCTTCCTGCAAAACGCGCTGGGCATGGGGATGGCCGAGGTATTCGGGCTTGATCCGAAGGCCGGGCTGATGGTCGGTTCCATCTCCCTCACGGGTGGGATTGGCACTAGCCTCGCCTGGGCACCGCTGTTCGTAGAAAAGCTGGGCATCCAGAACGCGCACGAGTTGGGGATTGCGAGCAATACAGTCGGCCTGATTGCCGCGTGTGTGATCGGCGGCCCCATCGCCAACCGGTTGATCAGTCGTCACCAACTCACGCCGTCCCGGGATGGGGCGCTGGAAGTCGGCATTCTTGACCAACAGCAATCCAAACCTCTGGATTACTACGACGTGCTCTGGGCATGGATGTGGCTCAATTTGACCCTGATGCTTGGCTATGGACTTAACCTGGTGCTGGTCGACAATGGGATCACCCTGCCCAAGTTCGTCAGTTGCCTGTTCGCCGGCATCGTCATTCATCACCTCGTGCTGTCGCTGATCGGCGAGCAGCGCCTGAAATCCTGGAGCGGCGCCAGTCAGGGTCTGTCGCTGATTTCCGATGTGTGCCTGGGCATGTTCCTGACCATGGCGCTGATGGGGTTGCAGTTGTGGCAGCTCAGCGGTGCGCTGCTGTTCATTGCTTGCGCGTTGACCCTGCAGATCCTGTTGACCGTGCTCTATACGTATTTTGTGGTCTTCCGCTTCATGGGCCGTGACTACGAAGCCAGCGTGATCGCTTCAGGGTTTGGCGGTATTGCACTGGGTTCTACGGCGACAGCCATCGTCAATATGACCACCGTGACGCAGAAGTATGGGGCGGCGCACCAGGCGTTTCTTATCGTGCCGCTGGTGTGCGGGTTCTTCATTGATCTGGTTAATGCGGTGATTATCGGGATGTTTAGCGGGCTTTAG
- a CDS encoding carbon-nitrogen hydrolase family protein, with protein MTKIAIIQRPPVLLDRSATITRAVQSVAEAAAAGASLIVLPESFIPGYPSWIWRLAAGKDGAVIGQLHTRLLANAVDIANGDLSELCEAAGVHGVTIVCGINECNRRNGGGTLYNSVVVIGANGEVLNRHRKLMPTNPERMVHGLGDASGLCAVDTPIGRVGTLICWENYMPLARYALYAQGVEIYIAPTYDSGEGWINTLRHIALEGRCWVLGSGTVLRGSDVPDDFPARAQLFADPDEWINDGDSVVVNPQGRIVAGPLHREAGILYADIDVSLVAPARRALDVTGHYARPDIFDLQVRRSPATAVRYIDE; from the coding sequence ATGACCAAGATAGCCATCATTCAGCGCCCGCCCGTGCTGCTCGATCGCAGCGCGACAATCACCCGGGCCGTGCAGTCGGTCGCTGAGGCTGCGGCGGCCGGGGCATCACTGATTGTGTTGCCCGAATCATTCATTCCAGGTTATCCGTCATGGATCTGGCGGCTGGCGGCGGGAAAGGACGGCGCTGTCATTGGCCAATTGCATACGCGGCTGCTGGCCAACGCCGTTGATATCGCCAACGGTGACCTGAGCGAATTGTGCGAAGCGGCCGGCGTTCATGGAGTGACAATCGTCTGCGGTATCAATGAATGCAACCGGCGCAATGGGGGCGGCACGCTCTACAACAGCGTAGTCGTTATCGGTGCCAACGGCGAAGTGCTCAACCGCCACCGCAAGCTGATGCCCACCAATCCCGAGCGCATGGTGCATGGGTTGGGTGATGCGTCCGGGTTGTGTGCGGTCGATACACCGATCGGCCGCGTAGGTACGCTCATCTGCTGGGAAAACTATATGCCGCTGGCGCGCTATGCGCTGTATGCCCAAGGGGTGGAAATCTACATCGCTCCCACGTACGACAGTGGCGAGGGCTGGATCAACACCCTGCGTCACATAGCACTCGAAGGCCGCTGTTGGGTGCTCGGCAGTGGCACCGTGCTGCGCGGCAGTGACGTCCCCGATGACTTCCCGGCTCGTGCACAACTGTTTGCCGATCCGGACGAGTGGATCAACGACGGCGATTCGGTGGTGGTGAACCCGCAAGGCCGGATCGTGGCCGGTCCGTTGCACCGGGAGGCGGGCATTCTGTATGCAGACATCGACGTGTCACTCGTGGCACCCGCGCGACGAGCGCTTGATGTCACCGGGCACTATGCACGCCCTGATATTTTCGACCTTCAGGTGCGGCGTTCGCCGGCGACAGCGGTGCGCTATATCGATGAGTGA
- a CDS encoding GFA family protein: MNIERSCKGSCFCGAVEFTVSGEPAAMGYCHCESCRHWSAGPVNAFTLWKPEAVQVTRGADNIGTFNKTPRSGRKWCKTCGGHLFTEHPGMGLIDVYAAVIPDLEYLPGVHVHYQESVLHIKDGLPKLKDVPKELGGSGINVVE, from the coding sequence ATGAACATTGAACGGTCCTGCAAAGGCAGTTGTTTTTGCGGCGCAGTCGAGTTCACCGTCAGCGGTGAGCCGGCCGCGATGGGCTACTGCCATTGCGAGTCGTGTCGGCATTGGTCAGCGGGGCCGGTGAACGCCTTCACACTGTGGAAACCCGAGGCGGTCCAGGTAACTCGGGGGGCTGACAACATCGGTACTTTCAACAAGACACCCAGGAGTGGCCGAAAGTGGTGCAAGACTTGTGGCGGTCATCTCTTCACCGAACACCCGGGGATGGGCCTTATCGATGTCTATGCCGCGGTCATTCCGGATCTGGAGTATTTGCCAGGCGTGCATGTTCACTATCAGGAGTCGGTACTGCATATCAAAGATGGCTTGCCCAAGCTCAAGGATGTCCCGAAAGAATTGGGAGGATCGGGAATCAACGTGGTTGAGTAG
- a CDS encoding YceI family protein — MRPGFSRSAALAAVLVFGAVPGANAAEYSNVNATASTLSFTYNQMGSRVYGTFSKFVGILDFDTDHPEAAQAKLTIDLDSIELESSDAKEELQKPAWFDTVTYPQGTFESTRVKDLGNSRYLITGNLTLRGLTREVEVPVLLKAENSIGIFDGELTLKRDDFKMGEGELADSVVSNEISIRFRMVAPQR, encoded by the coding sequence ATGCGCCCTGGATTTTCGCGTAGTGCTGCATTGGCTGCCGTTCTTGTGTTCGGCGCTGTGCCCGGCGCCAACGCCGCTGAATACTCAAACGTGAACGCCACGGCCAGCACCCTCAGCTTCACCTATAACCAGATGGGCTCGCGGGTGTATGGCACCTTTAGCAAATTTGTCGGGATCCTCGATTTCGATACAGACCACCCCGAGGCCGCTCAGGCCAAGTTGACCATCGACCTTGACAGCATCGAACTGGAGAGCAGCGACGCCAAAGAGGAGCTGCAAAAGCCCGCCTGGTTCGACACGGTCACTTATCCGCAGGGAACCTTCGAGTCGACGCGGGTTAAAGACCTTGGCAACAGCCGCTACCTGATCACTGGCAACCTGACCCTTCGAGGGCTTACCCGGGAGGTCGAGGTGCCGGTGCTGCTGAAGGCGGAAAACTCGATTGGCATCTTTGATGGCGAGCTGACGCTCAAACGTGACGATTTCAAAATGGGCGAGGGCGAGTTGGCGGACAGTGTTGTGTCCAACGAGATCAGTATCCGGTTTCGAATGGTGGCGCCGCAGCGCTAG
- a CDS encoding cupin domain-containing protein: protein MIQSMMKTAGLAVFFVVSAAIPSVQAQPLPLDKTAALHNEDVEWRSFPAFPKEVKLAVIAGDPSKPAPYVVRVKVPNGTRLMPHTHPEDRIYTVMSGVFYIGFGTVFDPDKLVAYGPGSVVILPANTPHFHWAKSGEYISQVYGTGPLGLEYVDSHDDPRNASK, encoded by the coding sequence ATGATTCAGAGCATGATGAAAACGGCGGGTCTGGCAGTATTTTTTGTAGTAAGCGCAGCCATCCCATCCGTTCAGGCACAACCATTGCCACTCGATAAAACCGCTGCGCTGCATAATGAAGACGTGGAATGGCGCAGCTTCCCTGCATTCCCGAAAGAAGTGAAACTGGCGGTTATCGCCGGCGACCCAAGCAAGCCAGCACCCTACGTCGTGCGAGTCAAAGTGCCCAATGGCACCAGACTCATGCCCCATACCCATCCTGAAGACCGTATCTACACCGTCATGTCCGGTGTTTTCTATATTGGCTTCGGTACGGTTTTCGATCCGGACAAACTGGTCGCTTATGGGCCAGGCAGCGTGGTGATACTCCCGGCTAACACGCCACACTTTCACTGGGCGAAATCAGGGGAGTACATCTCGCAGGTTTATGGAACCGGGCCGCTCGGGCTCGAGTATGTTGACAGCCATGATGATCCACGCAATGCGTCGAAGTAA
- a CDS encoding MATE family efflux transporter, whose product MQTRTPAQRPLWTTYLLFLAPMVLSNFLQSMSGTVNSIYIGQMLGTQALAAVSGMFPIVFFFIALVIGLGAGAGVLIGQAWGARETHLVKAIAGSTLLLGLLIGLVAAVVGSVFARSSLVGLGTPADVLDDAVAYAHVMLWFMPTLLVFVLFTQLLRGVSDTLSPLLALVVSTVIGLALTPALIRGWLGLPPMGIQSAAFAGLAGNLAAMGWLAWRLIRKGHPLAPDREFFAAMKLDGAILGKVLRIGLPTGLQMVVLSLSELVILALVNQHGSQATAAYGAVTQIVNYVQFPALSIAITASILGAQAIGAGRIERIGPILKTGLMINVCLTGGLIVLGYLLSSLLLASFLTEEATLNMAEHLLHIMLWSLLVFGFQAIIGGIMRASGTVMVPVAISIVCVVGVQLPVAYLLDARFGLQGVWMAFPVAYLGMLALQTLYYKLVWQHQKIERLV is encoded by the coding sequence ATGCAAACCCGAACCCCAGCCCAACGTCCACTCTGGACGACCTACCTGCTTTTTCTCGCCCCCATGGTCCTTTCCAATTTCCTCCAGTCCATGTCCGGTACCGTCAACAGCATCTACATCGGCCAAATGCTCGGCACTCAAGCCTTGGCCGCCGTGTCGGGTATGTTCCCCATCGTGTTCTTCTTCATTGCTCTGGTGATCGGCCTTGGCGCGGGGGCGGGTGTGTTGATCGGGCAGGCGTGGGGCGCGCGGGAGACGCATTTGGTGAAGGCGATTGCCGGGTCGACGTTGTTGTTGGGGTTGTTGATCGGGTTGGTGGCGGCGGTGGTGGGGAGTGTATTTGCGCGATCTTCGTTGGTGGGGCTGGGGACGCCGGCAGATGTGCTGGACGATGCGGTGGCGTATGCGCATGTGATGTTGTGGTTCATGCCGACGTTGTTGGTGTTTGTGCTGTTTACGCAGTTGCTGCGTGGGGTGAGCGATACGTTGTCACCGTTGTTGGCGCTGGTGGTGTCGACGGTCATCGGGTTGGCGCTGACGCCGGCCCTGATTCGCGGGTGGTTGGGGTTGCCGCCGATGGGGATTCAAAGCGCGGCGTTTGCCGGGTTGGCGGGCAACCTGGCGGCGATGGGGTGGCTGGCGTGGCGTTTGATTCGCAAGGGGCATCCGTTGGCGCCGGACCGGGAGTTTTTTGCGGCCATGAAGCTGGACGGGGCGATCCTCGGCAAGGTGCTGCGCATCGGCTTGCCGACCGGGTTGCAGATGGTGGTGTTGTCGCTGTCGGAGCTGGTGATTCTGGCGCTGGTGAACCAGCACGGTTCGCAGGCGACGGCGGCTTATGGCGCGGTGACGCAGATTGTGAACTACGTGCAGTTTCCCGCGCTGTCGATTGCGATCACGGCGTCGATCCTCGGGGCGCAGGCAATCGGGGCAGGGCGCATCGAGCGCATCGGGCCGATTTTGAAGACCGGGCTGATGATTAATGTGTGCCTGACGGGCGGCTTGATCGTGCTCGGGTACTTGTTGTCGAGTTTGTTATTGGCGTCGTTCCTCACCGAAGAAGCGACGCTGAATATGGCTGAGCATCTGTTGCACATCATGCTTTGGAGCCTGTTGGTGTTCGGCTTCCAGGCGATCATCGGCGGCATCATGCGCGCCAGCGGCACTGTGATGGTGCCGGTGGCGATTTCGATTGTGTGCGTGGTGGGCGTGCAGTTGCCGGTGGCGTATCTGCTGGATGCACGGTTCGGGCTGCAAGGCGTGTGGATGGCGTTTCCGGTGGCGTATCTGGGGATGCTGGCGTTGCAGACGCTGTATTACAAACTGGTGTGGCAGCATCAGAAAATTGAGCGGTTGGTGTAG